In the Desulfuromonadaceae bacterium genome, one interval contains:
- a CDS encoding 4Fe-4S binding protein: protein MTIFGQKPIIAIRTIVQWCFLFWIVGIGVRFGLFVYSLEIGAAAPLVSRPPGVEGFLPVGALVSLKYMLFSGTVHPVHPAALIIFLSILLMSMLAKKSFCSWICPVGTLSEVVSKLGKRLFGRNFKLWRWPDFFLRGIKYLLLVFFIKLILLDMPVEALGGFLDAPYWAASDIKMLHFFTRMSVTTMVVLAILTLLSLLFKNFWCRYLCPYGALLGLASLVSPFKIRRNASNCTGCQRCSAACPATIAVHSSTTVSTPECTGCLTCVAHCPGKNVLAMQPAFWRRPLPVWIYPSVVVSLFLVGIGVGMVSGHWSSSLSYEDYRRLLSLAPYLSH from the coding sequence CAATCCGCACGATTGTGCAGTGGTGTTTTTTATTCTGGATAGTCGGTATCGGTGTGCGTTTCGGATTGTTTGTCTATTCTCTGGAAATTGGGGCGGCCGCACCCCTGGTTTCCCGGCCACCGGGCGTTGAAGGGTTTCTGCCTGTCGGTGCCCTGGTCAGCCTCAAATATATGCTCTTTTCCGGTACTGTTCACCCGGTCCATCCAGCGGCATTGATCATTTTTCTGTCGATTCTGCTGATGAGTATGCTGGCCAAGAAATCATTCTGTTCCTGGATTTGCCCGGTCGGTACCCTTTCTGAGGTGGTATCAAAGCTGGGAAAACGGCTGTTCGGGCGGAACTTTAAGCTCTGGCGCTGGCCAGACTTTTTTCTGCGGGGGATAAAATACCTGCTGCTGGTGTTTTTCATCAAACTCATCCTCCTCGACATGCCGGTTGAGGCCCTTGGCGGATTTCTGGATGCTCCTTACTGGGCGGCCAGTGATATCAAGATGCTCCATTTTTTTACCCGCATGTCCGTGACGACGATGGTTGTCCTGGCAATTCTGACCCTGCTGTCGCTGCTCTTTAAAAATTTCTGGTGCCGGTACCTCTGTCCCTATGGTGCCTTGCTGGGACTGGCAAGCCTCGTCAGCCCGTTCAAGATTCGACGCAATGCGTCAAACTGTACAGGGTGCCAGCGCTGTAGCGCCGCTTGCCCGGCAACCATTGCGGTACATTCCAGCACGACGGTGTCTACGCCGGAATGTACCGGCTGTCTCACCTGTGTCGCGCACTGCCCGGGAAAAAATGTCCTTGCCATGCAGCCTGCTTTCTGGCGCCGCCCGCTTCCGGTGTGGATCTATCCGTCCGTGGTTGTATCACTCTTTCTGGTGGGGATCGGGGTCGGCATGGTCAGTGGACATTGGTCCAGTTCGTT